The Streptomyces europaeiscabiei genome window below encodes:
- a CDS encoding alpha/beta hydrolase, producing the protein MRRLWGCLILCAAAVAALLISDTRDSAAADRNEATYSYGSHTRQTLDAYWNGAGEERDGKQAGIVILHGGHWSEDTGWATWSRTFADAGYAVFAVDYRLNFDAPWPAQRTDALSALDWIRDHAADFDLDTNRLVLLGSSSGGQLATTVATYRSGNHGLDGVVALSPVVSPYRAWQDGNAATATDGQRRLRDNAVVLARCSPDVPGTDTSSTHPGCRETWNDMAANSRASGADDAPMYLLHSKGDPVTVQHSLDLEAAEESDHNMPANGVTVKTVAGSSHGGALLDEPGVADRVLAWIAERTY; encoded by the coding sequence GTGCGTCGGCTCTGGGGTTGTCTGATTCTCTGCGCCGCGGCAGTCGCGGCCCTCCTCATCTCGGACACGCGCGACAGCGCGGCGGCCGACCGCAACGAGGCCACGTACTCCTACGGTTCGCACACCCGCCAGACCCTCGACGCCTACTGGAACGGCGCCGGTGAGGAACGGGACGGGAAACAGGCGGGCATCGTGATCCTGCACGGCGGTCACTGGTCCGAGGACACCGGCTGGGCCACCTGGTCGCGCACCTTCGCGGACGCCGGGTACGCCGTCTTCGCCGTCGACTACCGGCTGAACTTCGACGCCCCCTGGCCCGCCCAGCGGACCGACGCCCTGTCGGCGCTCGACTGGATCCGCGACCACGCCGCCGACTTCGACCTCGACACCAACCGGCTGGTGCTCCTGGGCTCCTCCTCCGGCGGCCAGCTGGCGACCACGGTCGCGACCTACCGCTCCGGCAACCACGGCCTCGACGGCGTGGTGGCGCTGTCCCCCGTGGTCTCCCCGTACCGCGCCTGGCAGGACGGCAACGCCGCCACCGCGACGGACGGGCAGCGCAGGCTCCGCGACAACGCCGTCGTTCTGGCGCGCTGCTCCCCGGACGTGCCGGGCACCGACACCTCGTCCACGCACCCCGGTTGCCGGGAGACCTGGAACGACATGGCGGCCAACAGCCGTGCCTCCGGCGCCGACGACGCCCCCATGTACCTGCTCCACTCCAAGGGCGACCCCGTAACCGTTCAGCACTCGCTCGACCTCGAAGCGGCCGAGGAGAGCGACCACAACATGCCCGCCAACGGGGTCACGGTGAAGACGGTGGCCGGTTCGTCGCACGGCGGAGCGCTGCTGGACGAGCCGGGTGTGGCCGACCGGGTCCTGGCCTGGATCGCCGAGAGGACGTACTGA
- a CDS encoding diacylglycerol/lipid kinase family protein, with protein sequence MGIEHLDVWAHARQRWAARAALGCAALAVLLPLGYAREASLLLVVGVVLGVGLTVASLWWVLIHRGAVRIAAGALAVAAPVGVIWWFAAVNLLWVVIVSAVLWAVAVWSGKFALSSTKSHQVHVPEHRTPAPTRPFLIMNPRSGGGKVERFRLKERAERLGATVHLLDPAHHEDVAILARDAVRNGADLLGVAGGDGTQAQVAAIAAAYDVPLLVISAGTRNHFAMDLGLDRDNPAACLDALTDKGVELHVDLGYASGHPFVNNASFGAYAAVVQSPAYRDDKVRTTLELLPELLTHQRGPRLTARIGDAVIDAPQAVLVSNNVYRSDDLVGLGRRERLDAGVLGVVGVRVDSAAEAAGMVLGPNAPGLSLLVADEIVVEADRPEIEVGVDGEALLLPTPVHCRVSPKALRVRVPRDRPGVPEPKPPLDWRRLRKLAAAVGRTALPKHRERYGWAQRLWDRWR encoded by the coding sequence GTGGGCATCGAACACCTGGACGTGTGGGCTCATGCGAGACAGCGCTGGGCGGCCAGGGCCGCACTCGGCTGCGCCGCACTCGCCGTACTGCTGCCGCTCGGCTACGCGCGCGAGGCGAGCCTGCTGCTCGTCGTCGGCGTCGTGCTGGGCGTCGGCCTCACCGTGGCCTCGCTGTGGTGGGTGCTGATCCACCGCGGCGCCGTCCGGATCGCGGCGGGCGCGCTGGCCGTGGCCGCGCCGGTCGGCGTCATCTGGTGGTTCGCCGCCGTCAACCTGCTGTGGGTCGTGATCGTCTCCGCCGTCCTGTGGGCCGTCGCCGTCTGGTCCGGCAAGTTCGCCCTCAGCAGCACCAAGTCCCACCAGGTGCATGTGCCCGAGCACCGCACACCCGCCCCCACCCGCCCCTTCCTCATCATGAACCCCAGGTCCGGGGGCGGGAAGGTGGAGCGTTTCCGGCTGAAGGAGCGGGCCGAGCGGCTCGGCGCCACGGTCCATCTGCTCGACCCCGCGCACCACGAGGACGTCGCCATACTGGCCCGGGACGCCGTCAGGAACGGCGCCGACCTCCTCGGTGTCGCCGGCGGCGACGGCACGCAGGCCCAGGTCGCCGCCATCGCGGCGGCGTACGACGTCCCCCTCCTCGTCATCTCCGCCGGCACCCGCAACCACTTCGCCATGGACCTCGGCCTCGACCGCGACAACCCCGCCGCCTGCCTCGACGCCCTCACCGACAAGGGCGTCGAACTCCACGTCGACCTCGGCTACGCCAGCGGCCACCCCTTCGTCAACAACGCCTCCTTCGGCGCGTACGCCGCCGTGGTGCAGAGCCCCGCCTACCGCGACGACAAGGTCCGCACCACCCTGGAACTGCTGCCCGAACTGCTCACGCACCAGCGGGGACCGCGGCTCACCGCCCGCATCGGGGACGCCGTCATCGACGCGCCCCAGGCCGTCCTCGTCAGCAACAACGTCTACCGCAGCGACGACCTCGTCGGCCTCGGCCGCCGCGAACGGCTGGACGCCGGAGTGCTGGGCGTCGTCGGTGTCCGCGTCGACAGCGCCGCCGAGGCCGCCGGAATGGTCCTCGGCCCGAACGCCCCCGGCCTCAGCCTCCTCGTCGCCGACGAGATCGTCGTCGAGGCCGACCGGCCCGAGATCGAGGTCGGCGTCGACGGTGAGGCCCTCCTCCTGCCCACCCCCGTCCACTGCCGGGTCTCGCCGAAGGCCCTGCGCGTCCGTGTGCCCCGGGACCGCCCCGGCGTTCCCGAGCCCAAGCCGCCCCTGGACTGGCGCCGACTGCGCAAGCTCGCCGCCGCGGTCGGCCGCACGGCCCTGCCCAAGCACCGCGAACGGTACGGGTGGGCACAGCGGTTGTGGGACCGGTGGCGTTAG
- a CDS encoding succinic semialdehyde dehydrogenase — protein MTDSQAPEKTGTARTTGTNPLAAAPQGARTAADVVTPELVAQLTKGVVGSGRTANHTPFTGEKLADLPESTPEDVEKAYERARAAQAVWAQRPVRERAAVLLRFHDLVLERQAEVLDLIQLETGKARLHAHEEVQAVAVAARHYGRKAPFYLKPKRHTGAVPTLTKVTELRHPRGVIGQIAPWNYPLELSVGDAIPAFVAGNAVVMKPDTETCLTALWARDLLIEAGLPADVFQVVLGEGPVIGPEVVRHADYVSFTGSTRTGREVAQGAAARLVGVSLELGGKNAMLVLQDADIEKAAAGAVRACFSSAGQLCISIERLYVHESIADAFVQRFAARTKAMRLGKSLAYGAEMGSLVGERQLETVTRHVDEAVEKGAKIVAGGVARPDIGPYFYEPTILDGVTEPMSVCTEETFGPVVSIYRFTDEDEAIAEANSTAYGLNASVWTKDGRRGREVASRVRAGTVNVNEGYASAYGSVQSPMGGMKDSGLGRRHGSEGILKYTEAQTVAQQRLLPMAPSFGMDDEKYAQFMSRSLRAMKALRLR, from the coding sequence ATGACGGACTCGCAGGCCCCCGAAAAGACCGGCACGGCACGGACGACCGGCACCAACCCCCTCGCGGCAGCGCCGCAGGGCGCCCGTACCGCCGCCGACGTGGTCACCCCCGAACTGGTCGCCCAGCTCACCAAGGGCGTGGTCGGCTCCGGCCGGACCGCCAACCACACACCGTTCACCGGTGAGAAGCTGGCCGACCTGCCGGAGTCCACGCCCGAGGACGTGGAGAAGGCCTACGAGCGGGCCCGCGCCGCCCAGGCCGTCTGGGCCCAGCGGCCCGTGCGCGAGCGCGCCGCCGTCCTCCTTCGCTTCCACGACCTGGTGCTGGAACGCCAGGCCGAGGTGCTCGACCTCATCCAGCTGGAGACCGGCAAGGCCCGCCTCCACGCCCACGAGGAGGTGCAGGCCGTCGCGGTCGCCGCCCGCCACTACGGCCGCAAGGCCCCGTTCTACCTGAAGCCGAAGCGGCACACCGGCGCCGTACCGACCCTCACCAAGGTCACCGAGCTGCGCCACCCGCGCGGGGTGATCGGCCAGATCGCCCCCTGGAACTACCCGCTCGAACTCTCGGTCGGCGACGCGATCCCCGCCTTCGTGGCGGGCAACGCGGTCGTGATGAAGCCCGACACGGAGACCTGCCTGACCGCCCTGTGGGCCCGTGACCTGCTCATCGAGGCCGGGCTGCCCGCCGACGTCTTCCAGGTCGTCCTCGGCGAGGGCCCCGTCATCGGCCCCGAGGTCGTCAGGCACGCCGACTACGTCTCCTTCACCGGATCCACCCGCACCGGCCGCGAGGTCGCCCAGGGCGCCGCCGCCCGTCTGGTCGGCGTCTCCCTCGAACTCGGCGGCAAGAACGCGATGCTGGTCCTTCAGGACGCGGACATAGAGAAGGCGGCCGCGGGCGCCGTCCGTGCCTGCTTCTCCTCCGCCGGCCAACTCTGCATCTCCATAGAGCGGTTGTACGTCCACGAGTCCATCGCCGACGCCTTCGTGCAGCGCTTCGCCGCACGCACCAAGGCCATGCGCCTCGGCAAGTCCCTCGCGTACGGCGCCGAGATGGGCTCCCTCGTCGGCGAACGCCAGCTGGAGACCGTCACCCGCCACGTCGACGAGGCAGTGGAGAAGGGCGCGAAGATCGTCGCGGGCGGCGTGGCCCGCCCCGACATCGGTCCCTACTTCTACGAGCCCACGATCCTCGACGGCGTCACGGAACCCATGTCCGTGTGCACGGAGGAGACCTTCGGCCCGGTCGTCTCCATCTACCGCTTCACGGACGAGGACGAGGCCATCGCGGAGGCCAACTCCACGGCGTACGGCCTCAACGCCTCCGTCTGGACCAAGGACGGCCGCCGCGGCCGCGAGGTCGCCTCCCGTGTGCGCGCCGGCACCGTCAACGTCAACGAGGGCTACGCCTCCGCCTACGGCAGCGTCCAGTCCCCGATGGGCGGCATGAAGGACTCCGGCCTCGGCCGCCGCCACGGCTCCGAGGGCATCCTCAAGTACACGGAGGCCCAGACGGTCGCCCAGCAGCGCCTGCTCCCGATGGCCCCGTCCTTCGGCATGGACGACGAGAAGTACGCCCAGTTCATGAGCCGCAGCCTGAGGGCGATGAAGGCGCTGAGGCTGCGCTGA
- a CDS encoding GMC family oxidoreductase N-terminal domain-containing protein, which produces MPQDAYDYDVIVVGSGFGGSVTALRLTEKGYRVGVLEAGRRFTRATLPKNSWDLKNYLWAPALGMYGLQRIHLLGNVMVLAGAGVGGGSLNYANTLYVPPKPFFEDPQWKDITDWQEELKPYYDQARRMLGVRLNPTMTPSDVHLKAAAERMGVGDSFHLAPVGVFFGDGEDADGKAKAAPGEQVADPYFGGAGPARNACTECGECMTGCRHGAKNTLNENYLHLAEKAGAVVHPMTTVVALTEDSQGGYAVTTLPTDERRKGASRVLKARRVVLAAGTYGTQTLLHRMKANGQLPHISDRLGMLTRTNSEALVGAQTDRRRYRKAHGAPEVDFTRGVAITSSIHPDENTHIEPVRYGKGSNAMGGLSILQVPYAGGTASDASRVLGWLAYAAKHPLLVARSLSNRRWSERTIIGLVMQSLDNSLSTHLKAKGLGKGLLTARQGHGAPNPKQIEAASTAASTIAAEINGFAGSNVGELMGTPLTAHFLGGCPIGATAADGVIDPYHRLYGHPGISVVDGAAVSANLGVNPSLTITAQAERAMSYWPNKGEPDHRPASGSGYERLSPVEPAHPAVPADAFGALRLPLMPVPKVPPKK; this is translated from the coding sequence GTGCCTCAAGACGCTTACGACTACGACGTCATCGTGGTCGGATCAGGCTTCGGCGGCTCGGTGACCGCCCTCCGCCTCACGGAGAAGGGCTACCGGGTCGGTGTCCTGGAGGCGGGCCGCCGCTTCACCCGCGCCACCCTCCCCAAGAACTCCTGGGACCTCAAGAACTATCTGTGGGCCCCGGCCCTCGGCATGTACGGCCTCCAGCGCATCCACCTGCTGGGCAACGTCATGGTGCTGGCCGGAGCCGGTGTGGGCGGCGGCTCCCTCAACTACGCCAACACCCTCTACGTACCGCCGAAACCGTTCTTCGAGGACCCCCAGTGGAAGGACATCACCGACTGGCAGGAGGAGCTGAAGCCGTACTACGACCAGGCCCGCCGCATGCTCGGCGTACGGCTCAACCCGACGATGACCCCGTCGGACGTGCACCTGAAGGCCGCCGCCGAGCGGATGGGCGTCGGTGACAGCTTCCACCTCGCCCCGGTCGGTGTCTTCTTCGGCGACGGGGAGGACGCCGACGGCAAGGCGAAGGCCGCCCCCGGCGAGCAGGTGGCGGACCCCTACTTCGGCGGCGCGGGCCCTGCCCGCAACGCCTGCACCGAGTGCGGCGAGTGCATGACCGGCTGCCGCCACGGCGCGAAGAACACCCTCAACGAGAACTACCTCCACCTCGCCGAGAAGGCGGGCGCGGTCGTCCACCCGATGACCACGGTCGTCGCCCTCACCGAGGACTCGCAGGGCGGCTACGCCGTCACGACCCTCCCGACCGACGAGCGCCGCAAGGGCGCGTCCCGGGTGCTGAAGGCCCGCCGGGTCGTCCTCGCGGCCGGCACCTACGGCACCCAGACCCTGCTGCACCGTATGAAGGCGAACGGTCAACTGCCGCACATCTCGGACCGGTTGGGCATGCTGACCCGCACCAACTCCGAGGCCCTCGTCGGCGCCCAGACCGACAGGCGCCGCTACCGCAAGGCCCACGGCGCGCCCGAGGTCGACTTCACCAGGGGTGTGGCGATCACCTCCTCCATCCACCCCGACGAGAACACCCACATCGAGCCGGTCCGCTACGGCAAGGGCTCCAACGCGATGGGTGGCCTGTCGATCCTCCAGGTCCCGTACGCGGGCGGCACCGCGTCGGACGCCTCCCGCGTGCTCGGCTGGCTGGCGTACGCGGCCAAGCACCCCCTGCTGGTGGCCCGTTCCCTCTCCAACCGCCGCTGGTCGGAGCGGACCATCATCGGCCTGGTGATGCAGTCCCTGGACAACTCCCTGTCGACGCACCTGAAGGCGAAGGGCCTGGGCAAAGGACTGTTGACGGCACGTCAGGGGCACGGCGCGCCCAACCCCAAGCAGATCGAGGCCGCTTCGACGGCCGCCTCCACCATCGCCGCCGAGATCAACGGCTTCGCCGGCAGCAACGTGGGCGAACTGATGGGGACCCCGCTCACCGCGCACTTCCTCGGCGGCTGCCCCATCGGCGCCACCGCGGCCGACGGCGTGATCGACCCGTACCACCGTCTCTACGGCCACCCCGGCATCTCCGTCGTCGACGGCGCCGCCGTCTCCGCGAACCTGGGCGTGAACCCGTCCCTGACCATCACCGCGCAGGCCGAGCGCGCGATGTCGTACTGGCCCAACAAAGGCGAGCCCGACCACCGCCCGGCCTCCGGCTCCGGCTACGAACGCCTCAGCCCGGTCGAGCCCGCGCACCCGGCGGTCCCGGCGGACGCCTTCGGCGCGCTGCGGCTGCCGCTGATGCCGGTGCCGAAGGTACCGCCGAAGAAGTAG
- a CDS encoding chorismate mutase, which yields MTATDVTAIDVTGARTSEAAGVIAGARERIDALDDRIIGLIQERVAVSAVIQEARIESGGRRVNLSREMEILAHYRDAIGKPGTALAMTLLELCRGRI from the coding sequence ATGACCGCCACCGACGTGACCGCCATCGACGTGACCGGCGCCCGTACCTCCGAGGCGGCCGGTGTGATCGCCGGCGCCCGTGAGCGCATCGACGCGCTGGACGACCGGATCATCGGCCTGATCCAGGAACGGGTGGCGGTCTCCGCCGTGATCCAGGAGGCCCGGATCGAGTCCGGCGGCCGCCGGGTGAACCTCTCCCGCGAGATGGAGATCCTCGCCCACTACAGGGACGCCATCGGCAAGCCCGGCACCGCGCTCGCCATGACCCTCCTGGAGCTGTGCCGGGGGCGCATCTGA
- the guaA gene encoding glutamine-hydrolyzing GMP synthase: MSSANPAAAVPDTVLVVDFGAQYAQLIARRVREARVYSEIVPSTMPVAEMLARNPAAIILSGGPSSVYAEGAPRLDRALFEAGVPVFGMCYGFQLMATTLGGTVDNTGAREYGRTPLHVSKAGSTLFEGTPGEQSVWMSHGDACSAAPEGFTVTASTDVVPVAAFEDDEKKLYGVQYHPEVMHSTHGQQVLEHFLYRGAGITPSWTTGNVIEEQVEAIRELVGDKRAICGLSGGVDSAVAAALVQKAIGSQLTCVYVDHGLMRKNETEQVEKDFVAATGVQLKVVDAEERFLKALAGVSDPEQKRKIIGREFIRVFEQAQAEIIADEGPEVAFLVQGTLYPDVVESGGGTGTANIKSHHNVGGLPEDLEFQLIEPLRQLFKDEVRMVGQELGLPEEIVQRQPFPGPGLGIRIVGEVTKDRLDLLREADAIAREELTAAGLDRDIWQCPVVLLADVRSVGVQGDGRTYGHPIVLRPVSSEDAMTADWSRLPYEVLAKISTRITNEVADVNRVVLDVTSKPPGTIEWE; the protein is encoded by the coding sequence GTGTCATCAGCGAACCCCGCTGCCGCCGTCCCCGACACCGTCCTGGTCGTCGACTTCGGCGCCCAGTACGCCCAGCTCATCGCCCGACGGGTCCGCGAGGCCCGGGTCTACAGCGAGATCGTGCCGAGCACCATGCCGGTCGCGGAGATGCTCGCCAGGAACCCGGCGGCGATCATCCTCTCCGGCGGCCCCTCCTCGGTCTACGCCGAGGGCGCCCCCCGCCTCGACCGCGCGCTCTTCGAGGCCGGCGTCCCCGTCTTCGGCATGTGTTACGGCTTCCAGCTGATGGCCACGACCCTCGGCGGCACGGTCGACAACACGGGGGCGCGCGAGTACGGCCGTACACCCCTCCATGTCTCCAAGGCCGGCAGCACCCTCTTCGAGGGCACCCCCGGCGAGCAGTCCGTGTGGATGTCCCACGGCGACGCCTGCTCCGCCGCCCCCGAGGGCTTCACGGTGACGGCCTCCACCGACGTCGTACCGGTCGCCGCCTTCGAGGACGACGAGAAGAAGCTGTACGGCGTCCAGTACCACCCGGAGGTCATGCACTCCACGCACGGCCAGCAGGTCCTGGAGCACTTCCTCTACCGGGGCGCGGGCATCACCCCGAGCTGGACCACCGGCAACGTCATCGAGGAGCAGGTCGAGGCCATCCGCGAGCTGGTCGGCGACAAGCGCGCGATCTGCGGCCTCTCCGGCGGCGTGGACTCCGCCGTCGCCGCGGCCCTCGTGCAGAAGGCCATCGGCTCCCAGCTGACCTGCGTGTACGTCGACCACGGTCTGATGCGCAAGAACGAGACCGAGCAGGTCGAGAAGGACTTCGTCGCCGCGACCGGCGTCCAGCTGAAGGTCGTGGACGCGGAGGAGCGGTTCCTCAAGGCGCTCGCCGGGGTCTCCGACCCCGAGCAGAAGCGGAAGATCATCGGCCGCGAGTTCATCCGCGTCTTCGAGCAGGCCCAGGCGGAGATCATCGCCGACGAGGGCCCCGAGGTGGCGTTCCTCGTCCAGGGCACCCTCTACCCGGACGTCGTCGAGTCCGGCGGCGGCACCGGCACGGCCAACATCAAGTCCCACCACAACGTGGGCGGCCTGCCTGAGGACCTCGAGTTCCAGCTGATCGAGCCGCTCCGCCAGCTCTTCAAGGACGAGGTCCGGATGGTCGGCCAGGAGCTGGGGCTCCCGGAGGAGATCGTCCAGCGACAGCCGTTCCCCGGCCCCGGCCTCGGTATCCGGATCGTCGGCGAGGTCACCAAGGACCGGCTCGACCTGCTCCGCGAGGCCGACGCCATCGCCCGCGAGGAGCTGACGGCGGCCGGCCTCGACCGTGACATCTGGCAGTGCCCGGTGGTGCTGCTGGCGGACGTCCGGTCCGTCGGCGTCCAGGGCGACGGCCGCACCTACGGCCACCCCATCGTCCTTCGCCCGGTCTCCTCCGAGGACGCCATGACCGCCGACTGGTCCCGGCTGCCGTACGAGGTCCTCGCGAAGATCTCCACCCGCATCACCAACGAGGTCGCGGACGTCAACCGCGTGGTCCTCGACGTGACGAGCAAGCCCCCGGGGACGATCGAGTGGGAGTAG
- a CDS encoding pyridoxamine 5'-phosphate oxidase family protein produces MPENLSNWGAFVAAEPELAQTVEARFGAFTHHTLATLRRDGSPRTTGLEVRFVNGELWLGMMSGSLKALDLRRDPRFSLQANPGPGTEMGGGDVRVSGRAVEVDDPAVKAAYGAEGEASGEASGGEGAKDTAAEKSGDGEEVEPPEPFHLFRTELTEVVRTYVEDDKYLVVQVWKPGEPMRTLKRT; encoded by the coding sequence ATGCCGGAGAATCTTTCGAACTGGGGCGCGTTCGTCGCCGCCGAGCCCGAGCTCGCACAGACTGTCGAGGCGCGCTTCGGCGCCTTCACCCATCACACCCTCGCCACCCTCCGCAGGGACGGCTCCCCCCGTACCACCGGGCTGGAGGTCCGGTTCGTGAACGGGGAGCTGTGGCTGGGGATGATGTCGGGCTCCCTCAAGGCGCTCGATCTGCGCCGCGATCCCCGTTTCTCGCTGCAGGCCAACCCGGGCCCCGGCACGGAGATGGGCGGCGGTGACGTCAGGGTGAGCGGGCGGGCGGTCGAGGTCGACGACCCCGCGGTCAAGGCGGCGTACGGCGCGGAAGGCGAGGCGAGCGGCGAGGCGAGCGGCGGGGAAGGCGCCAAGGACACCGCCGCGGAGAAGAGCGGAGACGGCGAAGAGGTGGAACCGCCGGAGCCGTTCCACCTCTTCCGCACCGAGCTGACGGAGGTCGTACGGACCTACGTCGAGGACGACAAGTACCTGGTCGTCCAGGTCTGGAAGCCCGGAGAGCCGATGCGGACCCTCAAGCGGACCTGA
- a CDS encoding class II aldolase/adducin family protein, translated as MHGPTPPLPLPTDQLRFAMPPMHESAQDERRHRKERLAGALRIFGRLGFEEGVSGHITARDPEFSDCFWVNPFGMPFKHVTVSDLVLANQDGQVIEGRYHVNQAAFTVHAQVHAARPDVVAVAHCHSVHGRALAALGDLLDPITQESCAFYEDQALYDHYTGVAVDADEGRRIAGVLGSRKALVLRNHGLLTVGDSVDAAAWWFLSMERSAQVQLTAKAAGRPLMIEHRLAAATREQAGGDLVAWINYQPLWQDISRSEPDLLS; from the coding sequence ATGCACGGGCCCACACCGCCCCTGCCCCTACCCACCGACCAGCTCCGGTTCGCCATGCCGCCGATGCACGAATCGGCACAGGACGAGCGGCGGCACCGCAAGGAACGGCTGGCCGGGGCCCTGCGGATCTTCGGGCGACTGGGGTTCGAGGAGGGCGTCTCGGGGCACATCACCGCGCGCGACCCGGAATTCAGCGACTGTTTCTGGGTCAATCCGTTCGGGATGCCGTTCAAGCACGTCACGGTGAGTGACCTGGTGCTCGCCAACCAGGACGGGCAGGTGATCGAGGGCCGCTACCACGTGAACCAGGCCGCCTTCACCGTCCACGCGCAGGTGCACGCCGCCCGACCCGACGTCGTCGCGGTCGCGCACTGTCACTCCGTGCACGGCCGTGCGCTGGCCGCCCTCGGTGACCTGCTCGACCCGATCACCCAGGAGTCCTGCGCGTTCTACGAGGACCAGGCGCTCTACGACCACTACACGGGCGTCGCGGTGGACGCGGACGAGGGCCGCCGCATCGCCGGCGTGCTCGGCAGCCGCAAGGCACTCGTGCTGCGCAACCATGGTCTGCTGACGGTCGGCGACTCGGTCGACGCGGCGGCGTGGTGGTTCCTGTCGATGGAACGCTCGGCACAGGTGCAGCTCACCGCCAAGGCGGCAGGACGGCCGCTGATGATCGAGCACCGACTGGCCGCGGCGACGCGGGAACAGGCGGGCGGAGATCTGGTGGCGTGGATCAACTATCAGCCGCTGTGGCAGGACATCAGCAGGAGCGAGCCGGATCTGTTGAGCTGA
- a CDS encoding DoxX family protein, which translates to MTHGIRTDSHTPYLDGGPDWRDTATRYALLPLRVFLAVTFIYAGLDKLTDSAFLADSGSGSIGDMMSAARDSSAIPAMIDMALNNPVGFGYAIALGELAVGIGTLLGLLTRLAAFGGALISLSLWLTVSWSASPYYYGNDLPYLMAWLPLILAGAPVLSVDAAIRSRRHGGSRHRAGAYR; encoded by the coding sequence ATGACTCACGGCATTCGCACGGACTCCCACACCCCCTACCTCGACGGCGGCCCCGACTGGCGGGACACAGCCACCCGCTACGCCCTGCTGCCCCTGCGCGTCTTCCTCGCCGTCACCTTCATCTACGCCGGCCTGGACAAACTCACCGACAGCGCGTTCCTGGCGGATTCCGGCTCCGGCTCCATCGGCGACATGATGAGCGCCGCAAGAGACTCCTCCGCCATCCCAGCCATGATCGACATGGCCCTCAACAACCCTGTCGGCTTCGGCTACGCCATCGCCCTCGGCGAACTCGCCGTCGGCATCGGCACCCTCCTCGGCCTCCTCACCCGCCTCGCCGCCTTCGGTGGCGCCCTGATCTCCCTCAGCCTCTGGCTGACAGTCAGCTGGTCGGCATCCCCGTACTACTACGGCAACGACCTCCCCTACCTCATGGCCTGGCTTCCCCTGATCCTCGCCGGCGCCCCGGTCCTCTCCGTGGACGCAGCCATCCGCTCCCGCCGCCACGGCGGCAGCAGGCACCGCGCGGGCGCCTACCGCTGA